The following proteins are encoded in a genomic region of Pyrus communis chromosome 11, drPyrComm1.1, whole genome shotgun sequence:
- the LOC137749428 gene encoding auxin-responsive protein IAA30-like — protein sequence MYKHTKLVGNGNGDGAASSINLLKSDGQRQQHTYNYKYYFLFTVVILVVVLVTLLLTVVKQLKRDLTTDLQLGLSLSPSAASQRVQRNPSQYPSAERGRASEKNLIGSVIQKMNAATADDEHNDVESSSSSRNTRRRLYVKVYMEGHAIGRKLDLLAHHGFHDMIRTLEHMFNTNILWGDDVDRVHSGHYELHVLTYEDEEGDWLIVGDVPWEMFLSAAKRLKITRTFP from the exons ATGTATAAACACACAAAGTTGGTGGGCAATGGCAATGGCGATGGCGCGGCTTCATCAATAAATTTGCTAAAAAGTGATGGGCAGAGGCAGCAGCACACCTACAACTACAAGTACTACTTCTTGTTCACCGTCGTCATCCTTGTCGTCGTCCTTGTCACTCTACTACTCACAGTCGTTAAACAGTTGAAGAGAGATCTCACCACAGATCTTCAGCTTGGGCTTAGCTTATCACCCTCTGCAGCGTCCCAACGAGTACAACGCAACCCCTCTCAGTATCCGTCTGCCGAAAG GGGGAGAGCATCGGAGAAGAATTTAATTGGGTCAGTTATTCAGAAGATGAATGCAGCGACAGCAGATGATGAACACAATGATGTTgagagcagcagcagcagcaggaaCACAAGAAGAAGACTGTATGTCAAGGTTTACATGGAGGGGCATGCCATTGGAAGAAAGCTGGATCTATTAGCCCATCATGGTTTTCACGACATGATACGGACACTCGAACACATGTTCAACACCAACATTCTCT GGGGAGATGATGTGGACAGAGTGCACTCTGGTCATTACGAACTTCATGTTTTGACATATGAGGACGAGGAAGGGGATTGGCTCATAGTCGGTGACGTTCCTTGGGA GATGTTCTTGTCCGCAGCGAAAAGATTGAAGATCACAAGGACTTTTCCATGA
- the LOC137708732 gene encoding protoporphyrinogen oxidase 1, chloroplastic-like, translated as MSTARIAATQPLFFPALHCHRPPSIYMVGSKPNRTSPSLKLRCSVAKESPISPSGLSGEGTQSGFFDCVVVGGGISGLCIAQALATKHGDAVPHIIVTEARDRVGGNIITVEKDGYLWEEGPNSFQPSDPMLTMMVDCGLKDDLVLGDPNAPRFVLWDGKLRPVPSSPADIPFFDLMSIGGKIRAAFGALGIRPSPPPPCLEESVEEFVRRNLGDEVFERLIEPFCSGVYAGDPSKLSMKAAFRKVWQLEQNGGSIIGGAIKAIQGRNRAPKTPRDLRLPKPKGQTVGSFRKGLGMLPDAISTRLGSKVKLSWKLSSISKLDKGGYTLTYETPEGLVSVLSKSVVMTVPSHVASGLLRPLSVAAADALSKFYYPPVAAVSISYPREAIRTECLVGGELKGFGQLHPRSQGLKTLGTIYSSSLFPNRAPPGRVLLLNYIGGATNPGIMSEKESKLVEAVDQDLRKVLLNRNAKEPLVLGVKVWPQAIPQFLVGHFDVLDAAKAGLSDTGTQGLFLGGNYVTGVALGRCVEGAYDVAADVANFVSKYTYK; from the exons ATGAGCACCGCCAGAATCGCCGCCACTCAGCCTCTCTTCTTCCCTGCACTCCACTGTCACAGACCTCCCTCTATTTATATGGTGGGCTCTAAACCAAACAGAACCTCCCCCTCCCTAAAATTGCGATGCTCGGTGGCCAAAGAATCGCCCATATCTCCATCGGGGCTCAGTGGAGAGGGTACACAGTCGGGCTTCTTTGACTGCGTGGTGGTTGGCGGCGGAATCAGTGGGCTATGCATCGCTCAGGCGCTGGCCACCAAGCACGGCGACGCCGTTCCGCATATCATAGTCACTGAGGCCAGGGACCGCGTGGGAGGCAACATCATCACCGTCGAAAAGGACGGCTATCTCTGGGAAGAAGGCCCCAATAGTTTTCAGCCGTCCGATCCCATGCTCACTATGATG GTGGACTGTGGTTTGAAAGATGATCTGGTTCTTGGGGATCCAAATGCACCTCGGTTCGTGTTGTGGGATGGCAAGTTGAGGCCCGTGCCATCCAGCCCAGCCGACATACCTTTCTTTGACTTGATGAGCATCGGCGGCAAAATCAGGGCTGCCTTTGGTGCTCTTGGCATTCGCCCTTCTCCACCTCCTCCA TGTCTCGAAGAATCGGTTGAAGAGTTTGTTCGCCGTAATCTTGGCGATGAGGTTTTTGAACGCTTGATTGAGCCTTTTTGCTCAG GTGTTTATGCGGGTGATCCTTCAAAACTGAGTATGAAAGCAGCATTCAGAAAAGTTTGGCAGCTAGAGCAAAATGGAGGTAGTATCATTGGTGGTGCCATTAAAGCAATCCAGGGGAGAAACCGTGCCCCTAAGACACCTCGAGATCT gCGTCTCCCAAAACCAAAGGGCCAAACAGTTGGATCTTTTAGGAAGGGACTTGGTATGTTGCCGGATGCAATTTCTACAAG GTTGGGAAGCAAAGTAAAATTATCTTGGAAGCTTTCAAGTATCAGTAAATTGGATAAAGGAGGGTACACTTTGACCTATGAAACACCTGAAGGATTGGTTTCAGTTCTTAGCAAAAGTGTTGTGATGACTGTTCCATCCCATGTAGCAAGTGGTTTATTGCGTCCTCTATCT GTTGCTGCTGCAGATGCactatcaaaattttattaccCACCAGTTGCAGCAGTTTCTATTTCATATCCAAGAGAAGCAATTCGGACTGAATGCTTGGTCGGTGGTGAACTAAAGGGCTTTGGTCAATTGCATCCTCGTAGCCAAGGGCTGAAAACTTTAG GAACTATATACAGCTCGTCACTCTTTCCTAATCGTGCACCACCTGGAAGGGTTTTGCTCTTGAACTATATTGGAGGTGCCACCAATCCTGGAATTATGTCAGAG AAGGAGAGCAAGCTTGTTGAAGCAGTAGATCAAGATCTGAGAAAAGTCCTCCTAAACCGTAATGCTAAGGAGCCACTTGTATTGGGTGTGAAAGTATGGCCACAAGCCATTCCGCAGTTCTTGGTTGGTCATTTTGATGTCCTTGATGCTGCAAAAGCTGGTTTAAGTGATACTGGGACCCAAGGGTTGTTTCTTGGTGGCAACTACGTTACTGGTGTAGCCTTGGGTCGATGTGTTGAGGGTGCTTATGATGTTGCGGCTGATGTGGCTAATTTTGTATCAAAATATACTTACAAATAG